A window from Streptomyces sp. NBC_00299 encodes these proteins:
- a CDS encoding gas vesicle protein K, whose translation MTSSRLDLDSDQMGRDLVALVLTVVELLRQLMERQAIRRIEQGDLSDEQVDEIGTTLMLLDQRMTELCEQHGVRPEDLNLDLGPLGTLLPRS comes from the coding sequence ATGACCAGCTCCCGACTCGACCTGGACTCCGACCAGATGGGACGCGACCTCGTCGCCCTGGTGCTCACCGTGGTCGAACTCCTCAGGCAGCTGATGGAGCGCCAGGCGATTCGCCGGATCGAGCAGGGCGACCTCAGCGATGAACAGGTTGACGAGATCGGCACCACGCTGATGCTGCTCGACCAGCGGATGACTGAACTCTGCGAGCAACACGGAGTGCGTCCGGAGGACCTCAATCTCGACCTCGGCCCGCTCGGAACCCTTCTGCCCCGAAGCTGA